The Bacillus pseudomycoides genome contains a region encoding:
- a CDS encoding DUF3995 domain-containing protein, with amino-acid sequence MKLLLILVAVGLLWFISFLHIYWAFGGRWGSAAVLPVKEGEHKPAFTPRIWGTLFVAILILLASVIIVVQGGYLQGFQANNLSKIGSIVCALVFIIRAIGDFKFVGFFKKIKHSQFARYDTWFYSPLCLFFGFVCVMLLF; translated from the coding sequence ATGAAATTACTATTAATATTAGTAGCTGTAGGGCTTCTGTGGTTTATCAGTTTTTTGCATATTTATTGGGCTTTTGGAGGTCGATGGGGTTCTGCCGCTGTTCTCCCAGTAAAAGAGGGAGAACATAAGCCTGCTTTTACTCCGAGAATATGGGGAACATTATTCGTAGCCATTCTTATTCTACTGGCTAGTGTCATTATTGTTGTTCAAGGAGGTTATTTGCAGGGGTTTCAAGCAAATAATTTATCTAAAATTGGAAGTATTGTCTGTGCTTTAGTTTTCATTATTAGGGCAATTGGTGATTTTAAGTTTGTTGGATTTTTTAAAAAAATTAAACATTCTCAGTTTGCTAGATACGACACTTGGTTCTATAGTCCATTATGTTTATTCTTTGGCTTTGTCTGTGTCATGTTGTTGTTTTAA
- a CDS encoding N-acetylmuramoyl-L-alanine amidase family protein, protein MKKKFKTIGIGKKVIPTAAALGILFSVAPIAENKASAGIGTVLDVTITSLGIVKDIYEGLGISPKDPGPGTHIDVYAENITYRAPNFTSGEFNISMHHTEDDSNFTKSVKVLYPNGKIEIHKLRSGQQLKITEAGTIIDLNPDAKSVSEHDLLYITQAQLDEGKTGVVMNQGQTAFVEKTSGKNPRLVIPFHKKRYPSYTSEWSFARGTDALFAELSDEEKRISTLTSKPVSKDVLENYVKNDPKALADFNNRSSNILADTSQILETPITSVFSILNDGNPYQIIPAQKGTNKVIVKKGSKYLSGKEGNALQYSDVIGDDEILELVMIDEKSHDNKVQFHLVNKNGVPLVAGLYSQLFHSPDSGDDDLSFTAKTNNEVHNWLREWYPGKVNEKQKYEGIEFEYKDGEKFPTAAKDSSGNVIKNTWVDQGADYYYAGSDGVFLKGWKEIDGKTYYFHPDSRRVLSTSGSNGNHEIDGKYYHFDDKGALQRSAWRDHSYSDASGAFIKEGLREIEGKIYYFQNYLANTNEIRLEDQNIILHFSDKGVLERASDLNGNALTTPTTVIFNEKQLAFEKNGAIRKLGVTEKRAFPQPDGSEKDAIHYYSLEEGATYSGWKTIDGKKYHFKDGAHYTFDGHETIDGKRYYFNHDGKAKLTGFDKVDGKIYHYDDKGVMQTGWQQIDGKWYYFDDSGAAKIGWFQVGGGYHFPYYGYFTYYATQDGSIYTDTKVEINGKTYKFDSHGHKGY, encoded by the coding sequence ATGAAGAAAAAATTTAAAACAATTGGAATTGGAAAAAAAGTAATTCCTACCGCAGCGGCATTAGGTATTCTTTTTTCAGTAGCTCCTATTGCAGAAAACAAGGCTAGCGCAGGAATAGGTACGGTACTAGATGTAACTATTACTTCATTAGGTATTGTAAAAGACATTTATGAAGGACTTGGAATATCTCCAAAGGATCCAGGACCGGGTACTCACATTGATGTATATGCAGAAAATATAACTTACAGGGCTCCTAATTTTACATCTGGGGAATTTAATATTTCCATGCATCATACAGAAGATGATTCAAATTTTACTAAATCAGTTAAAGTACTCTATCCAAATGGAAAAATTGAAATTCATAAATTAAGATCTGGGCAGCAGCTTAAAATTACTGAAGCGGGTACAATTATAGATCTAAACCCTGATGCAAAATCTGTCTCAGAACACGATCTTCTTTACATTACACAAGCACAATTAGACGAAGGAAAGACCGGAGTTGTGATGAATCAAGGTCAAACAGCATTCGTAGAAAAAACATCTGGTAAAAACCCAAGACTTGTTATTCCATTTCATAAGAAAAGATACCCATCATATACTTCTGAATGGTCATTCGCTAGAGGTACAGATGCCCTATTTGCTGAGTTATCAGATGAGGAAAAGCGAATATCAACATTGACTTCAAAGCCAGTATCCAAAGATGTTCTTGAGAATTATGTTAAGAATGACCCTAAAGCTCTTGCAGATTTTAATAACCGATCAAGTAATATTTTAGCAGATACCTCTCAAATCCTAGAGACACCTATTACATCAGTATTTAGCATACTAAATGATGGTAACCCTTATCAAATTATCCCTGCTCAAAAAGGAACAAATAAAGTAATCGTTAAAAAAGGTTCGAAATATCTTTCTGGAAAAGAAGGAAATGCACTTCAATATTCAGACGTGATTGGTGATGATGAAATCCTCGAACTAGTCATGATTGACGAGAAGTCTCATGACAATAAAGTTCAATTCCACTTGGTAAACAAGAATGGTGTACCTTTGGTTGCTGGTCTTTACTCTCAATTATTCCACAGTCCAGATAGTGGTGATGATGACCTTTCTTTTACTGCAAAAACTAACAATGAAGTTCACAACTGGTTAAGAGAATGGTATCCAGGTAAAGTAAATGAGAAGCAGAAATATGAAGGGATAGAATTCGAATATAAGGATGGAGAAAAATTTCCAACGGCTGCAAAAGACTCCTCTGGAAATGTGATAAAGAACACTTGGGTAGACCAGGGTGCAGATTATTACTATGCAGGTTCTGATGGTGTCTTCTTAAAAGGTTGGAAAGAAATCGATGGTAAAACATATTATTTTCATCCAGATAGTAGACGAGTATTATCGACAAGTGGCTCTAATGGTAATCATGAGATTGATGGGAAGTACTACCACTTTGACGATAAGGGTGCCCTACAACGATCAGCGTGGAGAGATCATAGCTATTCTGATGCTTCTGGAGCGTTCATTAAAGAAGGTCTACGAGAAATCGAAGGTAAAATTTATTATTTCCAAAATTACCTGGCAAATACAAATGAAATACGTCTAGAAGATCAAAATATCATTCTTCACTTTTCTGACAAAGGCGTACTTGAGAGAGCTTCTGATCTGAATGGAAACGCACTAACTACTCCTACAACTGTTATTTTTAACGAGAAACAACTAGCCTTTGAGAAAAACGGTGCTATTAGAAAATTAGGAGTGACTGAAAAGAGAGCTTTCCCTCAACCGGATGGAAGCGAGAAGGATGCAATCCACTATTATAGCTTAGAAGAAGGAGCTACTTATTCTGGTTGGAAAACAATTGATGGGAAAAAGTACCATTTCAAAGATGGCGCACACTATACTTTCGATGGACATGAAACCATTGACGGAAAAAGATATTATTTTAATCATGACGGAAAAGCTAAGCTAACAGGGTTTGATAAAGTTGACGGTAAGATATACCATTATGACGATAAAGGCGTGATGCAAACGGGCTGGCAACAAATCGATGGTAAATGGTATTACTTCGATGATTCTGGAGCAGCTAAGATAGGATGGTTCCAAGTTGGTGGTGGGTATCATTTCCCTTATTACGGATACTTTACGTATTATGCTACACAGGATGGTTCAATTTATACAGATACCAAGGTTGAAATTAACGGAAAAACCTATAAATTTGATAGCCATGGACACAAAGGCTATTAA
- a CDS encoding TetR/AcrR family transcriptional regulator: protein MQLTREDWIKAGLQQLADEGIHKVRIEALARLLKISKGSFYHYFRDHQELLDSMLDFWEVHATKLIVQSMEQQDASLEKLLQISFNRDKKIENGIYTWAKYDPVVAARLVDMEEQRISCVAKLYQKMGIDETESIDRARLAYLTYVGWMTRFEANPNFDIDKMVELLTSFSGCPNIR, encoded by the coding sequence ATGCAATTAACGAGGGAAGATTGGATAAAAGCAGGATTACAACAATTAGCTGATGAAGGGATACATAAAGTTCGCATTGAAGCACTTGCTCGATTGCTAAAAATAAGCAAAGGAAGCTTCTATCACTATTTTCGTGACCATCAAGAGCTTTTAGATTCTATGCTCGACTTTTGGGAAGTACATGCAACAAAGCTGATTGTTCAAAGTATGGAGCAACAGGATGCCTCTTTAGAAAAGCTATTACAGATTAGTTTTAATCGAGATAAAAAAATTGAGAATGGTATTTATACTTGGGCTAAATATGATCCTGTTGTGGCAGCGCGTTTAGTAGATATGGAAGAACAGAGAATTTCTTGTGTTGCAAAATTGTATCAAAAAATGGGCATAGACGAAACTGAATCAATTGATCGAGCGAGACTTGCCTATTTAACGTATGTAGGATGGATGACAAGGTTTGAAGCAAATCCTAATTTTGATATTGATAAAATGGTTGAGCTTTTAACTTCTTTCAGCGGGTGTCCAAACATCCGCTGA